In Allomuricauda ruestringensis DSM 13258, the following proteins share a genomic window:
- a CDS encoding glutathione peroxidase gives MEFYKFEAERLDGTPESMEKYKGKTIIVVNTASKCGLTPQYEGLETLYKNYKDQGLVVLGFPCNQFGNQEPGNAEDIQEFCQTNYGVSFPMFAKIDVNGSNAHPIFKHLKSQLSGLLGGKIKWNFTKFLIDKTGKPIKRFAPTTEPNAMVSYIKKVL, from the coding sequence ATGGAATTTTACAAGTTTGAAGCAGAACGTTTGGATGGCACCCCAGAGTCTATGGAAAAATACAAGGGCAAAACCATTATTGTAGTGAATACCGCCAGCAAATGCGGGTTAACCCCTCAGTATGAAGGTTTGGAAACGCTTTATAAAAATTACAAAGATCAAGGACTGGTTGTTTTGGGGTTCCCCTGCAACCAGTTTGGAAACCAAGAACCTGGCAATGCGGAAGATATACAAGAGTTTTGCCAAACAAACTACGGTGTAAGCTTTCCCATGTTTGCAAAGATTGATGTTAATGGTAGCAACGCCCATCCTATATTCAAACATCTTAAGTCTCAATTGAGCGGCTTACTGGGCGGAAAAATCAAATGGAACTTTACCAAGTTTTTAATTGACAAAACAGGGAAACCTATAAAGCGGTTTGCACCTACAACGGAACCGAATGCCATGGTAAGTTATATCAAGAAGGTTCTTTGA
- a CDS encoding MauE/DoxX family redox-associated membrane protein produces the protein MNTTTSSAQNIFRVILGLLMIMAGVGHLTFQREEFQAQVPRWLPSSDAFMGFVVVSSGVVEILLGVVMIFLVKYKVKVGIILAIFYVLIFPGNISQYTNGIDAFGLDTDLKRFVRLFFQPVLILWALWSTGALKHLINKQKK, from the coding sequence ATGAACACGACCACAAGTTCTGCCCAGAATATATTTAGGGTTATTTTAGGTCTTTTAATGATTATGGCAGGTGTGGGCCACCTAACTTTTCAACGCGAAGAATTCCAAGCTCAAGTTCCTAGATGGTTGCCAAGCAGTGACGCTTTTATGGGTTTTGTAGTGGTATCCTCTGGCGTTGTCGAGATTCTTTTGGGAGTGGTCATGATATTTTTAGTAAAATACAAGGTTAAAGTCGGCATTATATTGGCCATTTTCTATGTTTTGATATTCCCCGGGAACATTTCCCAATACACCAATGGCATTGATGCCTTTGGACTGGATACCGACCTTAAAAGATTTGTACGTCTGTTTTTTCAGCCTGTTTTGATACTTTGGGCCCTTTGGTCCACAGGAGCACTGAAACACCTTATAAACAAACAAAAAAAGTAG
- a CDS encoding YpdA family putative bacillithiol disulfide reductase — protein sequence MQEFDVVIIGGGPIGIACGLEAKKQGISYIIIEKGPIVNSLFNYPVNMQFFSSSEKLEIDEIPFISKEAKPKRNEALEYYRRIVTSNQLNIHLFEKVIDTKKQGDVFSVKTDKNEYQAKNVVVATGFYDLPNNINVPGEDLPKVSHYYKDPHFYASQKLVVVGASNSAIDAALECWRKGAEVTLVIRGPEVGPRVKYWVRPDIINRIEEGSITAYYNSTVKEIKPHQIVINAPEGEVTLENDFVLALTGYRPNFAFLETLGIELSDDPKRLPSYDPDTMETNVDSLFLAGVICGGMETHKWFIENSRVHAPIIMNAIKHKMELAAENS from the coding sequence ATGCAGGAATTTGATGTTGTCATCATAGGAGGCGGCCCTATTGGGATCGCCTGTGGTTTGGAAGCAAAAAAACAAGGCATTTCCTATATCATTATTGAAAAAGGGCCCATTGTAAATTCGCTCTTCAACTACCCAGTGAACATGCAGTTTTTTTCCTCTTCGGAAAAGCTGGAAATTGATGAAATTCCCTTCATCAGCAAAGAAGCAAAACCCAAACGCAACGAGGCCTTGGAGTATTACCGAAGGATTGTAACATCCAACCAACTCAACATCCATCTTTTTGAAAAGGTCATCGACACCAAAAAGCAAGGAGATGTTTTTTCTGTAAAAACCGATAAAAACGAGTACCAAGCCAAAAACGTAGTGGTGGCCACAGGATTTTACGACCTCCCCAACAATATAAATGTTCCAGGTGAGGATTTGCCCAAAGTTTCCCACTATTACAAGGACCCTCACTTTTATGCCAGTCAAAAATTAGTGGTTGTTGGTGCGAGTAACTCCGCTATAGATGCCGCTTTGGAATGCTGGCGAAAAGGAGCCGAAGTAACCTTGGTGATCAGAGGCCCTGAAGTAGGCCCGCGTGTAAAATATTGGGTACGCCCCGACATCATCAACCGAATTGAGGAAGGAAGTATTACAGCTTATTACAATTCCACCGTCAAGGAAATAAAACCACATCAAATCGTTATTAATGCGCCAGAAGGCGAAGTTACTTTGGAAAACGATTTTGTACTCGCCTTAACCGGGTATAGACCAAATTTTGCTTTCTTGGAAACGTTGGGCATAGAACTGTCCGACGACCCCAAAAGACTGCCCTCCTACGACCCCGATACGATGGAAACCAATGTTGATAGCTTGTTCTTGGCAGGAGTAATCTGCGGCGGCATGGAAACCCATAAATGGTTTATCGAAAACTCGCGAGTCCACGCTCCTATTATTATGAACGCCATTAAACACAAAATGGAATTGGCAGCGGAAAACTCTTGA
- the rpe gene encoding ribulose-phosphate 3-epimerase, with product MNKSMIAPSLLASDFANLQHEIEMVNQSDADWFHLDVMDGVFVPNISFGMPVIQAIAKHAKKPLDTHLMIVDPDKYIKTFGELGVDHLTVHYEACPHLHRTLQAIKAEGMKAGVAINPHTSINLLEDTIQDIDIVIVMSVNPGFGGQSFIENTYQKVADLKELINRKNANTLIEIDGGVNAGNAKKLIDHGADVLVAGSFVFKSGDPTETIKKLKEEIA from the coding sequence ATGAACAAATCAATGATTGCCCCTTCGCTCTTGGCATCCGACTTTGCCAATCTTCAACACGAAATAGAAATGGTGAACCAAAGTGATGCCGATTGGTTCCATTTGGACGTTATGGATGGTGTTTTTGTACCCAATATTTCCTTTGGAATGCCCGTGATACAAGCTATTGCCAAACATGCAAAAAAACCATTGGACACTCACCTGATGATCGTTGACCCCGATAAGTACATCAAAACCTTTGGGGAACTGGGCGTTGATCATTTAACCGTGCACTATGAAGCATGTCCACATTTGCACAGAACGCTTCAGGCTATAAAAGCTGAAGGAATGAAGGCAGGTGTTGCCATCAATCCACATACTTCCATAAACCTATTGGAAGACACCATTCAGGATATTGATATTGTAATCGTAATGAGCGTTAACCCAGGTTTTGGAGGTCAATCCTTTATCGAGAATACCTATCAAAAAGTGGCCGACCTCAAAGAATTGATAAATCGTAAAAATGCGAATACCTTGATCGAGATTGATGGGGGCGTTAATGCAGGTAATGCCAAAAAATTGATCGATCATGGTGCGGACGTTTTGGTCGCTGGCAGTTTTGTTTTTAAAAGTGGCGACCCGACCGAGACCATTAAAAAATTAAAAGAAGAAATAGCATAA
- a CDS encoding sigma-70 family RNA polymerase sigma factor, whose protein sequence is MRQLKITKQVTNRETASLDKYLQEIGKVDLITADEEVELAQRIKAGDQIALEKLTKANLRFVVSVAKQYQNQGLTLPDLINEGNLGLIKAAQRFDETRGFKFISYAVWWIRQSILQALAEQSRIVRLPLNKIGSINKINKTFAFLEQAHERPPSAEEIAKELDMTVEDVKQSLKNSGRHVSMDAPLIDGEDSNLYDVLRSGESPNPDKELLHDSLRTEIERALETLTPREADVIRLYFGLAGQHSMTLEEIGETFDLTRERVRQIKEKAIRRLKHTSRSKILKTYLG, encoded by the coding sequence ATGAGACAGTTAAAGATTACAAAACAGGTTACCAATAGGGAAACCGCGTCGTTGGACAAGTATTTGCAGGAAATTGGCAAGGTAGATCTTATTACCGCCGATGAGGAAGTGGAGTTGGCACAGCGAATAAAAGCGGGAGACCAAATAGCCTTGGAAAAATTAACCAAAGCCAACCTTAGGTTCGTGGTTTCTGTGGCGAAACAGTACCAAAACCAAGGGTTGACACTTCCGGATTTGATCAATGAAGGAAACTTGGGACTTATCAAGGCCGCACAACGTTTTGATGAAACCCGTGGATTTAAATTTATTTCTTACGCCGTTTGGTGGATTCGCCAGTCCATTCTTCAGGCATTGGCCGAGCAGTCCCGTATTGTTCGTTTGCCCTTGAACAAGATTGGTTCCATCAACAAGATCAACAAAACATTTGCTTTCTTGGAGCAAGCACACGAGCGCCCACCATCCGCAGAGGAAATTGCCAAAGAATTGGACATGACCGTGGAAGATGTGAAGCAATCCTTGAAAAACTCCGGTCGCCATGTATCCATGGACGCACCTTTGATCGATGGTGAGGACTCCAACCTTTACGATGTATTGCGCAGTGGTGAATCCCCTAACCCTGATAAGGAACTTTTGCACGATTCCCTTCGCACCGAAATTGAGCGTGCATTGGAGACCCTTACCCCTCGTGAAGCTGACGTAATCAGACTTTACTTTGGTTTGGCCGGGCAACATTCCATGACTTTGGAAGAGATTGGTGAAACTTTTGACCTGACAAGGGAAAGAGTTCGTCAAATCAAGGAAAAAGCTATTAGAAGGTTAAAGCACACTTCCAGAAGTAAGATTTTAAAGACATATTTGGGATAA
- a CDS encoding polyribonucleotide nucleotidyltransferase, producing MIPKTFKEVIDLGDGREISIETGKLAKQAHGSVVVQSGKCMLLCTVVSNYKASDVDFLPLTVDYREKFAAAGRYPGGFFKREARPSDGEVLTMRLVDRVLRPLFPKDYHSETQVMIQLMSHDEDVMPDAMAGLAASAAIQLSDFPFECAISEVRVGRVNGEFIINPTRAQLKESDIDMMIGASADSVMMVEGEMDEISEEEMVEAIKFAHEAIKVQCAAQIKLAEAFGKKEVREYESEAEDEELEKKVHDMAYDKVYEVAKAGSSKKERSEAFAAIKEEIKASFSEEELEEIGDLISKYYHKAEKEAVRNLTLEEGLRLDGRKTTDVRPIWCEIDYLPSVHGSALFTRGETQALATVTLGTSREANQIDMPSFEGEETFYLHYNFPPFSTGEARPIRGTSRREVGHGNLAQRALKGMIPEDCPYTVRVVSEVLESNGSSSMATVCSGTMALMDAGVQLKKPVSGIAMGLITDMETGKYAVLSDILGDEDHLGDMDFKVTGTADGITACQMDIKVKGLSYEILVKALMQAKDGRIHILGKLTDTIAEPREEVKSYAPKIVTRVIPGEFIGALIGKGGEVIQELQKTTNTTIVINEDPDTEEGIVEILGTDQDGIDAVLAKIDSLMFKPEVGSVYEVKVIKMLDFGAVVEYTDAPGNEVLLHVSELAWERTENVSDVVNMGDVFDVKYFGLDPRTRKEKVSRKALLPKPEGYQERPPRNDRGGDRRGGGDRRGGNRDRKPRRDRD from the coding sequence ATGATTCCAAAGACATTCAAAGAGGTCATAGACCTTGGTGACGGTAGAGAGATTTCTATCGAGACCGGAAAACTGGCAAAGCAGGCCCACGGCTCTGTTGTTGTCCAATCTGGCAAGTGTATGCTATTGTGTACGGTTGTCTCCAATTACAAAGCTTCTGATGTGGACTTTTTGCCACTTACCGTAGATTATCGCGAAAAATTTGCTGCTGCAGGACGTTACCCAGGCGGCTTCTTTAAAAGAGAGGCCAGACCTAGCGACGGTGAAGTATTGACCATGCGTTTGGTGGACAGGGTATTGAGACCTTTGTTCCCAAAGGATTACCACTCCGAAACACAGGTAATGATTCAGTTAATGTCGCATGACGAAGACGTTATGCCCGACGCCATGGCTGGATTGGCGGCTTCCGCTGCCATTCAACTATCGGATTTCCCGTTCGAATGTGCCATATCCGAGGTTCGTGTAGGTAGGGTGAACGGTGAATTCATCATCAACCCGACAAGAGCACAATTAAAAGAGTCCGACATCGACATGATGATTGGTGCCTCCGCAGATTCTGTGATGATGGTAGAAGGTGAAATGGATGAAATTTCCGAAGAGGAAATGGTAGAAGCCATCAAATTTGCCCACGAAGCCATTAAAGTACAATGTGCTGCACAGATAAAATTGGCAGAAGCTTTCGGCAAAAAAGAGGTTCGTGAGTACGAGTCAGAAGCTGAAGATGAAGAGCTGGAGAAAAAGGTACATGACATGGCCTACGATAAGGTGTATGAAGTGGCCAAAGCAGGTTCCTCCAAAAAAGAACGCAGCGAAGCATTTGCCGCTATCAAAGAAGAAATTAAAGCATCTTTTTCTGAAGAAGAATTGGAAGAAATCGGTGATTTGATTTCCAAGTACTACCACAAAGCCGAAAAAGAGGCTGTTAGAAACCTAACATTGGAAGAAGGGCTTCGTTTGGACGGACGTAAAACAACCGATGTTCGACCAATATGGTGCGAAATCGATTATTTGCCCTCCGTTCACGGTTCCGCCCTATTTACCCGTGGTGAAACACAGGCTTTGGCTACCGTTACTTTGGGTACGTCAAGAGAGGCCAACCAAATAGACATGCCATCTTTTGAAGGCGAAGAAACATTCTATCTGCACTATAACTTCCCTCCCTTCTCCACTGGTGAAGCACGACCAATTCGTGGTACATCCCGTAGAGAGGTAGGACACGGTAACTTGGCACAACGTGCCTTAAAAGGGATGATTCCAGAGGATTGCCCTTATACGGTCCGTGTAGTTTCAGAAGTGTTGGAATCCAACGGTTCCTCATCCATGGCAACTGTATGTTCCGGTACCATGGCCTTGATGGACGCCGGTGTTCAGTTGAAAAAACCTGTTTCTGGTATTGCCATGGGATTGATCACGGATATGGAAACTGGTAAATATGCCGTACTATCCGACATCTTGGGCGACGAAGATCACTTGGGCGATATGGACTTTAAGGTAACCGGTACCGCAGATGGTATCACGGCTTGCCAAATGGACATTAAAGTAAAAGGGCTTTCTTACGAAATATTGGTGAAAGCTTTGATGCAAGCCAAAGATGGCAGAATTCACATTTTGGGCAAACTTACCGATACTATTGCCGAGCCAAGGGAAGAGGTTAAATCCTACGCTCCAAAAATTGTTACCAGAGTTATTCCAGGTGAATTTATTGGTGCACTTATCGGTAAAGGCGGAGAAGTAATCCAAGAACTTCAAAAAACAACCAATACCACAATTGTTATTAACGAAGACCCCGATACCGAAGAAGGTATTGTGGAAATCCTTGGTACAGATCAAGATGGTATCGATGCAGTATTGGCTAAGATAGATTCATTGATGTTCAAGCCAGAGGTGGGAAGTGTTTATGAGGTAAAAGTGATCAAAATGCTGGACTTTGGCGCTGTGGTGGAATACACCGACGCACCAGGGAACGAAGTATTGCTCCACGTATCCGAATTGGCATGGGAACGCACCGAAAATGTGTCCGATGTGGTAAATATGGGCGATGTTTTTGATGTGAAATACTTCGGACTAGATCCACGAACCAGAAAGGAAAAGGTATCAAGAAAAGCCTTGTTGCCAAAACCTGAAGGATACCAAGAACGCCCCCCTCGCAATGATAGAGGTGGTGATCGTAGAGGTGGTGGTGACCGAAGAGGTGGCAACCGCGATAGAAAACCAAGAAGAGATAGAGATTAA
- the rpsO gene encoding 30S ribosomal protein S15, with product MYLTKEVKAEIFKKHGGSESNTGSTEGQIALFTHRINHLTGHLKKNHKDYNTERSLVALVGKRRSLLDYLKKKDIEKYRILIKELGIRK from the coding sequence ATGTATTTAACAAAAGAAGTAAAGGCCGAGATTTTTAAAAAACACGGCGGCTCTGAGAGCAACACCGGTTCTACGGAAGGACAAATTGCTTTGTTCACACACCGTATCAACCACCTAACAGGACACCTTAAAAAGAACCACAAAGATTACAACACCGAGCGTTCTTTGGTGGCATTGGTAGGTAAAAGACGTAGTCTTTTGGATTACCTAAAGAAAAAAGATATTGAAAAATACCGTATTCTAATTAAAGAATTAGGTATCAGAAAATAA
- the accD gene encoding acetyl-CoA carboxylase, carboxyltransferase subunit beta, which translates to MSSWFKRKEKGIQTATEEKKDTPKGLWYKSPTGKIVEAEDLAKNFYVSPEDDYHVRIGSKEYFEILFDGNKFRELDTKMTSKDPLKFEDTKKYSDRLKAAQKKTGLKDAVRTAVGKSQGKDIVVACMDFAFIGGSMGSVVGEKISRAIDVAKRKKVPFVMISKSGGARMMEAALSLMQLAKTSAKLAQLAEAKIPYISLCTDPTTGGTTASYAMLGDINIAEPGALIGFAGPRVVKDTTGKDLPDGFQTSEFLKEHGFLDFITHRRDLKKKVNLYIDLITNQPVRD; encoded by the coding sequence ATGTCGTCTTGGTTTAAAAGAAAGGAAAAAGGAATACAGACCGCTACCGAGGAGAAGAAAGACACTCCCAAGGGGCTTTGGTACAAATCCCCTACCGGTAAGATAGTTGAGGCCGAGGATTTGGCCAAAAACTTCTATGTAAGCCCGGAAGATGATTATCATGTTCGCATAGGGAGCAAAGAATATTTTGAAATTCTTTTTGATGGCAACAAGTTCCGGGAACTTGATACAAAAATGACATCCAAAGACCCTTTGAAGTTTGAGGATACCAAAAAATATTCGGATCGTTTAAAGGCTGCCCAGAAAAAAACAGGTTTAAAAGACGCGGTGAGAACTGCGGTTGGCAAGTCTCAAGGAAAGGATATTGTTGTGGCCTGTATGGACTTTGCCTTTATCGGAGGTTCCATGGGAAGTGTGGTAGGTGAAAAAATATCGCGCGCCATTGATGTGGCCAAAAGGAAAAAAGTACCATTTGTAATGATATCAAAATCAGGCGGGGCCCGTATGATGGAAGCTGCCTTATCCTTGATGCAATTGGCAAAAACATCCGCTAAATTGGCGCAATTGGCAGAGGCCAAAATACCGTACATCTCGCTATGTACAGACCCCACAACAGGCGGTACAACGGCATCCTATGCTATGCTGGGAGATATCAACATAGCCGAGCCCGGTGCACTGATCGGATTTGCAGGACCAAGGGTGGTAAAGGATACGACAGGGAAAGATCTTCCTGATGGTTTCCAAACATCCGAGTTTTTGAAAGAACATGGTTTTTTGGATTTCATTACCCATCGCAGGGATTTGAAGAAAAAAGTCAATCTCTATATCGATTTGATTACCAATCAACCTGTAAGAGATTAA
- the fbaA gene encoding class II fructose-bisphosphate aldolase, producing MSHNIKPGVATGDEVQAIFNHAKENGYALPAVNVIGSDSINAVMETAATLNSPVIIQFSNGGAQFNAGKGLSNEDQKAAILGGVAGAKHVHQLAEAYGATVILHTDHCAKKLLPWIDGLLDASEKHYKETGKSLFSSHMIDLSEEPLEENIEICKGYLERMSKMDMTLEIELGITGGEEDGVDNTDVDDSKLYTQPEEVAFAYEELSKVSPRFTIAAAFGNVHGVYKPGNVKLTPKILKNSQEFITEKYGVEHNHIDFVFHGGSGSTLEEIREAIGYGVIKMNIDTDLQYAFLEGVRDYIQGKKDYLQTQIGNPDGDDQPNKKFYDPRVWLREGEKTFMARLKKAFEDLNNVNTL from the coding sequence ATGTCCCATAATATCAAGCCCGGTGTTGCAACCGGCGATGAAGTACAGGCAATTTTCAACCACGCAAAAGAGAACGGATACGCACTTCCAGCCGTAAACGTAATCGGTTCAGACAGTATTAATGCCGTAATGGAAACTGCCGCAACGTTAAACTCTCCAGTAATTATCCAATTCTCCAACGGAGGAGCACAATTTAATGCTGGTAAAGGACTATCCAACGAAGACCAGAAAGCCGCAATCCTTGGTGGTGTTGCCGGTGCTAAACACGTTCACCAATTGGCCGAGGCCTACGGAGCAACCGTAATCCTTCATACAGACCACTGTGCCAAAAAATTGTTGCCTTGGATCGATGGACTATTGGATGCCAGTGAAAAACATTACAAAGAAACTGGCAAATCATTGTTCAGTTCGCACATGATCGATCTTTCCGAAGAACCACTTGAGGAAAACATTGAAATCTGCAAGGGGTACTTGGAGCGCATGAGCAAAATGGACATGACCTTGGAGATTGAATTGGGAATCACAGGAGGTGAGGAAGATGGTGTGGACAATACCGATGTTGACGATTCCAAATTGTACACCCAACCAGAAGAGGTAGCTTTTGCTTACGAAGAACTTTCAAAAGTAAGCCCAAGATTTACTATTGCCGCCGCATTTGGTAACGTACATGGGGTATACAAACCAGGTAACGTAAAATTGACTCCAAAAATTCTTAAGAACTCCCAAGAGTTTATCACAGAAAAATATGGAGTAGAACACAATCACATCGATTTTGTATTCCACGGAGGCTCAGGATCCACTCTGGAAGAAATCAGGGAAGCCATCGGTTACGGGGTTATCAAAATGAACATTGATACCGATTTGCAATACGCTTTCTTGGAAGGTGTTCGCGATTACATACAGGGAAAAAAGGATTATCTACAAACACAGATAGGTAACCCTGATGGTGACGACCAACCCAACAAAAAATTCTATGATCCCCGAGTTTGGCTGCGAGAAGGAGAAAAAACCTTTATGGCTCGTTTGAAAAAAGCCTTCGAGGATTTGAACAACGTAAACACCTTGTAA
- a CDS encoding BamA/TamA family outer membrane protein, translated as MNGSFGVTCNWAKIGLLLLLLSILGCNTLKKVGEDELLLTKNTILVDEEKVTNSEIKGLIAQKPNSSVLGYPLKLNLYNLAKENPDSSFQDWLHRKEKREKRLNNLLSVKQVNRLSESFLVKGYSEFLKRIGEPPVIIDTSATNKSLKKLESYYNSKGYFNNTGEYQIVDSKKKRKASIEYSITLNKPYIVDTIQKNITSPELDSIYQNAIRQSFVRQGEQFDLDKFTMERERLTSLFRNSGVYNFQESSINYSILRDTTLAADDQLMDVQLNIKKFRSSNDSTDTNMPYKVARHKQINIYADYDVNGGMDTLQRIQHENYNIYYSGKLRYRPKALADAIFFEKDSVYRDLDRIRTYRQITNLNTFKYPNIEFIPDSTQTELETNIYLAAKPKYSLNLNFDVTHSNIQQVGTAFSASVITRNVFGGAETLNISARGSIGLLSDASLSDETFTSELGGDINVTFPRIWLPFNTEKIIPYYMLPQSRLSIGTNFQRNIGLDKQSLNSILSYNWSPTERLKNNIELLNVEFVRNVNTNNFYNVYRNTFSNLDDIADQFQDNPEYSSYFDPILEEGEEPRLSIPDGANRFAKDVLSDSIPVSPEDKQEVNSIEERRRRLTEDNLIFASNFTHTKNSKSGINDLDFYQYRIKLESAGAMLSLLTNAIPFNKNPNGQHLVFSVPFSQYVKTEFDYIRHWSIGGGQVIAFRSFSGLAIPYGNSDNVPFVRSYFAGGSNDNRAWNAYELGPGSTDNINDFNEANLKLALNLEYRFPIAGDVKGALFADAGNIWNVFDNETNPGAIFSGFSSLGDIALGTGLGLRYDFTYFVFRLDVGFKTYNPAKIGSDRWFDGYNFKKAVFNIGINYPF; from the coding sequence ATGAATGGTTCTTTTGGTGTAACGTGCAACTGGGCAAAAATAGGATTATTGTTGCTTTTGCTTAGCATTTTGGGTTGCAATACCTTAAAAAAGGTTGGAGAGGATGAATTATTGCTCACCAAAAACACCATTTTGGTCGATGAGGAAAAAGTTACCAACAGTGAAATAAAGGGGCTTATTGCACAAAAACCGAATAGTAGCGTTCTTGGTTACCCTTTAAAATTAAATCTTTATAACCTTGCCAAGGAAAACCCAGATTCTTCATTCCAGGATTGGCTGCACAGAAAAGAAAAAAGGGAAAAACGACTGAACAATTTACTTTCCGTGAAACAGGTAAACAGGTTAAGCGAATCATTTCTGGTAAAAGGATATAGTGAATTTTTGAAAAGAATTGGCGAACCCCCTGTTATTATCGATACTTCGGCGACCAATAAATCTCTCAAAAAATTGGAATCCTACTACAATAGCAAAGGGTATTTTAACAACACGGGAGAATATCAAATAGTGGATAGCAAAAAAAAGAGAAAGGCAAGTATTGAATATAGCATCACCCTGAATAAGCCTTACATTGTGGATACCATACAAAAAAACATTACCTCACCAGAGTTGGATTCCATATACCAGAATGCAATTAGGCAAAGTTTTGTTAGACAAGGTGAACAATTTGATTTGGACAAATTTACCATGGAGCGTGAGCGATTAACAAGCTTGTTCAGAAATTCGGGGGTATATAATTTCCAGGAAAGCTCCATCAACTACAGTATTCTACGGGATACCACCCTTGCTGCGGACGACCAGCTCATGGATGTACAATTGAACATTAAAAAATTTAGGAGCTCAAATGATAGTACGGATACCAACATGCCATACAAGGTGGCTCGCCACAAACAGATCAACATTTACGCAGATTACGATGTAAACGGGGGCATGGATACTTTACAGCGTATTCAACACGAAAATTACAACATCTATTACAGTGGCAAGCTCCGCTACCGCCCCAAAGCACTGGCCGATGCCATTTTCTTTGAAAAAGATAGTGTTTACCGAGATTTGGATAGAATTAGGACCTATAGGCAGATTACCAACCTGAACACTTTTAAGTACCCCAACATTGAGTTTATACCTGATTCCACACAAACGGAACTGGAAACCAACATATACTTGGCCGCCAAACCCAAATACTCTTTAAACCTAAATTTTGATGTCACCCACTCCAACATTCAACAAGTGGGCACCGCCTTTAGTGCCTCGGTGATTACACGGAATGTCTTTGGAGGTGCAGAAACTTTGAATATTTCGGCAAGGGGGTCCATTGGTTTGTTGAGCGATGCATCCCTATCGGATGAAACATTCACTTCCGAGCTTGGGGGAGACATCAACGTAACGTTTCCACGGATTTGGTTACCGTTTAATACCGAAAAGATAATCCCATATTACATGCTCCCCCAAAGCCGATTATCCATAGGTACCAACTTTCAGCGGAACATTGGATTGGACAAACAGTCCCTGAACTCCATATTGTCCTATAATTGGTCGCCTACGGAACGGCTAAAAAATAATATTGAACTGTTGAATGTGGAGTTTGTACGTAATGTAAACACGAACAATTTCTATAATGTATACCGAAATACTTTTTCCAATCTGGACGATATCGCTGATCAATTTCAGGACAACCCTGAATATTCCTCCTATTTTGACCCCATTCTGGAAGAAGGTGAAGAACCAAGGCTGAGCATACCAGATGGAGCAAACCGATTTGCCAAAGATGTTTTGAGCGATTCAATCCCAGTAAGCCCAGAAGACAAACAAGAAGTAAATAGCATTGAGGAAAGACGAAGAAGGTTAACAGAGGACAACCTAATTTTTGCCAGTAATTTTACCCATACCAAAAACAGTAAATCGGGTATTAACGACCTTGATTTTTATCAGTATCGCATAAAACTCGAAAGTGCCGGTGCCATGCTCTCATTGCTCACCAATGCAATACCTTTCAACAAAAACCCCAACGGACAGCACCTTGTGTTCAGTGTTCCTTTCTCCCAATACGTAAAAACAGAGTTCGATTATATACGTCATTGGAGCATAGGTGGAGGGCAGGTAATCGCTTTCCGGAGTTTCTCTGGCTTGGCAATTCCCTATGGCAATTCCGACAACGTGCCCTTTGTTCGCAGCTACTTTGCAGGTGGATCCAACGACAACCGCGCCTGGAACGCTTACGAGCTTGGACCTGGCAGCACGGACAACATCAACGATTTTAACGAGGCCAACCTAAAACTAGCCCTAAACCTTGAATATAGGTTCCCCATTGCAGGTGATGTAAAGGGTGCCCTTTTTGCGGATGCAGGCAATATTTGGAATGTATTCGATAACGAAACAAACCCTGGTGCCATATTTAGCGGGTTCTCTTCTTTAGGGGATATTGCCTTGGGTACCGGCCTTGGGCTTCGATACGATTTCACTTATTTCGTTTTCCGTTTGGATGTAGGCTTCAAGACCTATAATCCCGCTAAAATTGGATCAGATCGCTGGTTCGATGGTTACAACTTCAAGAAAGCCGTCTTCAACATAGGGATCAATTATCCTTTCTAG